One segment of Fusarium falciforme chromosome 13, complete sequence DNA contains the following:
- a CDS encoding PSP1 C-terminal domain-containing protein, whose protein sequence is MQQPQKYPPVYHDASSFGAATHDEWEGITYSCASNHLPFITASQYFGGAVNVGNAYRPGFPSQYPFAYGLPNPDANCATFRPHNEDSIAQPPHSGLLYIVLFKCARADVFYIQEGTGLTVRPGDFVIVEADRGTDLGTVAKDNVDWQTAKDLKEYYTEEHYKWFMIYSQGTAAALEVASDGHLASSIGLQARAVGGMASPSQHHTRKPSESILRPRLIKRLAQSHEVHALRDKEGLEAKAKRVCMQKVKEHGLRMEILDAEFQMDWRKLTFYYFADSYIKFNSLVTDLFKIYKMRIWMSDITPVSFASPTLAVRAPSGMGPGAVGAAGGSDDLWN, encoded by the exons ATGCAGCAACCCCAGAAGTATCCTCCGGTATATCATGATGCTTCCTCATTTGGAGCCGCCACTCATGATGAGTGGGAGGGTATAACTTATAGTTGTGCCTCGAATCATCTACCGTTTATTACAGCAAGCCAGTACTTCGGAGGGGCTGTTAATGTGGGAAATGCATATCGGCCTGGGTTTCCCAGCCAGTACCCATTCGCTTACGGCCTCCCAAACCCAGATGCGAACTGCGCAACGTTTCGTCCCCACAACGAGGACAGCATCGCTCAGCCTCCCCACAGCGGGCTCCTCTATATTGTTTTATTCAAGTGCGCCAGAGCCGATGTGTTTTACATTCAAGAGGGAACGGGCCTAACGGTCAGACCAGGCGACTTTGTTATTGTCGAGGCTGATCGCGGCACTGACCTCGGAACCGTAGCCAAGGACAACGTCGATTGGCAGACGGCCAAGGATCTCAAGGAGTATTACACTGAGGAGCATTACAAGTGGTTCATGATATATTCTCAGGGTACTGCTGCCGCCCTAGAAGTAGCTAGTGATGGTCACCTTGCCTCTTCCATTGGTCTCCAAGCGAGGGCAGTTGGAGGCATGGCATCCCCAAGCCAGCATCACACGCGGAAGCCCAGTGAGAGTATACTGCGACCCAGGCTTATTAAGCGTCTTGCCCAAAGCCATGAAGTGCACGCGTTGCGGGACAAGGAAGGCTTAGAGGCAAAGGCCAAGCGCGTTTGTATGCAGAAGGTTAAGGAACACGGTCTCAGAATGGAGATCCTAGATGCCGAGTTCCAAAT GGACTGGAGGAAGTTGACTTTCTACTACTTCGCCGACTCTTACATCAAATTCAACTCGCTCGTAACAGACCtatttaagatttataagaTGCGAATCTGGATGTCTGATATCACCCCGGTCTCTTTCGCGAGCCCAACTCTTGCCGTCCGGGCCCCGAGCGGTATGGGTCCTGGCGCCGTGGGAGCTGCCGGTGGTAGTGATGATCTCTGGAATTAA
- a CDS encoding V-type proton ATPase subunit a, giving the protein MSLQDTPFRSADMSMVQLYVSKEIDREVVVALGELGLCQFRDLNEHVSSFRRTFTQEIRRLHNVERQLRYFHAQMRKAGIRFRMLDLDTESLASPPTPEIDELVERSQKLERRISALNDSYEILKKRERDFTEWRCVLREAGSVFDHASGNLEQIRASTHHDDAPLPSDIQQYRAAPNVERGLSTMRVDFIGGVISRDRAATFERILWRTLRGNLYMKQSEIPEPVTDPTNNEAVRKNIFFIVTHGKEIAAKIRKIAESMGAGVYKVDENSDLRRDQIQMVNNRLEDVQSVLRNTQAALEAELNQISLSLSAWMVLIAKEKAVYATLNLFLYEPGHWALIAECWCPTNNLPLIRTTLQEVASRAGVPVPSIVSKIRTNKKPPTYLKTNKFTEGFQTIVNAYGTATYQEVNPAIPVIVTFPFLFAAMFGDFGHALIMVSAALAMIYWEKPLKKVTFELFTIIFYGRYIALVMAVFSLFTGLIYNEAFSRSMTIFDSAWAFRKPESWQEKRPISAILNDDGYRYPFGLDWAWHGTENDLLFNNSYKMKMSIILGWAHMSYSLCFSYINASHLKKPIDIWGNFLPGMIFFQAIVGYLVFCIVYKWSVDWLGTGAQPPSLLNMLIYMFLQPGTVDERLYAGQEHVQVILLLIAFAQIPILLFLKPFFLRWEHNRRCYQAYRGIGETFHVSVLGGDDESEALASRHGNSFGDDEESVTSMTQNIGEDYEEFKFAEVMIHQVIHTIEFCLNCVSHTASYLRLWALSLAHQQLSIVLWKMTLGRALNMEGVLGVIMIIVGSCVWFCLTIAILVCMEGTSAMLHSLRLAWVESFSKFAEFRGWSFAPFSFKNLLEESEELKDYLG; this is encoded by the exons ATGTCACTACAGGATACCCCATTCCGCTCGGCGGACATGAGCATGGTGCAGCTGTATGTCTCCAAGGAAATCGATCGGGAGGTTGTGGTTGCACTGGGCGAGCTTGGATTGTGCCAGTTTCGCGAC CTCAACGAGCATGTTAGCTCCTTTCGGCGAACTTTCACGCAGGAGATCCGACGTCTTCATAACGTCGAACGACAGTTGC GATACTTCCATGCGCAGATGAGAAAGGCCGGAATCCGGTTTCGAATGCTTGACCTTGATACCGAGAGTCTTGCGTCGCCCCCCACCCCGGAAATTGATGAACTCGTCGAGCGGAGCCAGAAGCTTGAGCGTCGCATCTCCGCACTGAACGATAGCTACGAGATACTCAAGAAGCGTGAGCGCGACTTCACTGAATGGCGGTGCGTGCTGAGGGAGGCTGGTAGCGTTTTTGATCACGCTTCCGGCAACCTGGAGCAGATTCGAGCCTCAACACACCACGATGACGCGCCGTTGCCCTCCGACATTCAGCAGTATCGCGCTGCACCTAACGTAGAGAGAGGCCTTTCCACTATGAGAGTTGACTTCATCGGTGGCGTCATCTCCAGGGACCGTGCTGCTACCTTTGAGCGTATCCTTTGGCGAACTCTTCGTGGCAACTTGTACATGAAACAGTCCGAGATTCCGGAGCCAGTAACTGATCCCACGAACAACGAGGCTGTTAGGAAGAACATTTTTTTCATCGTCACTCATGGCAAAGAGATTGCCGCAAAGATCCGGAAGATCGCTGAATCCATGGGAGCTGGAGTATACAAAGTCGACGAGAACAGCGACCTTCGACGTGACCAAATTCAAATGGTGAACAATCGTCTCGAGGACGTCCAGAGTGTCCTTCGCAACACCCAGGCTGCTCTTGAGGCAGAGCTCAACCAGATTTCGCTGTCTCTGTCTGCCTGGATGGTGCTCATCGCAAAGGAGAAAGCTGTATATGCCACCCTCAACCTTTTCCTTTATGAGCCTGGCCACTGGGCCCTCATTGCTGAGTGTTGGTGTCCGACAAATAATTTGCCTCTCATTAGGACTACTCTCCAGGAAGTCGCCAGCCGAGCAGGCGTCCCTGTTCCGTCAATCGTCAGTAAAATTCGAACCAACAAGAAACCGCCTACTTATCTGAAGACCAATAAATTTACGGAAGGCTTCCAGACCATCGTCAACGCGTATGGTACAGCCACCTATCAGGAGGTTAACCCGGCAATACCTGTCATTGTTACTTTCCCTTTCCTTTTTGCTGCAATGTTTGGTGATTTTGGGCACGCTCTTATCATGGTCTCCGCTGCGTTGGCCATGATCTATTGGGAGAAGCCTCTGAAGAAGGTTACGTTCGAACTGTTCACCATAATCTTCTACGGCCGATACATTGCACTAGTCATGGCCGTTTTCTCTTTGTTCACTGGCCTCATATACAATGAAGCCTTTTCCAGGTCTATGACCATATTTGACAGCGCTTGGGCGTTTAGGAAACCGGAGAGCTGGCAAGAAAAGAGGCCTATTTCTGCTATATTAAACGACGACGGCTACCGCTATCCGTTCGGTCTCGATtgggcatggcatggaacAGAGAACGATCTTCTCTTCAATAACAGCtacaagatgaagatgagtaTCATCCTCGGCTGGGCTCACATGTCGTACTCTCTTTGTTTCTCCTATATCAACGCGAGCCATCTCAAGAAACCCATTGATATCTGGGGTAACTTCCTCCCTGGAATGATCTTTTTCCAGGCTATCGTCGGTTACCTCGTATTTTGCATTGTCTACAAGTGGTCAGTGGACTGGCTCGGCACTGGTGCGCAGCCTCCTAGCCTTCTAAACATGTTGATCTACATGTTCCTGCAGCCTGGAACTGTTGATGAGCGCTTGTACGCTGGTCAAGAGCATGTCCAGGTCATTCTgcttttaatagcttttgCCCAGATCCCAATTCTCCTTTTCCTCAAGCCCTTCTTTCTTCGGTGGGAACACAACCGTCGCTGTTATCAGGCTTACCGCGGCATTGGCGAAACCTTTCATGTTAGCGTCCTGGGCGGTGACGATGAGAGCGAGGCTTTGGCCAGTCGACACGGCAATAgctttggagatgatgaggaaaGTGTTACATCAATGACCCAAAACATTGGTGAAGACTACGAGGAGTTTAAGTTTGCCGAGGTCATGATTCACCAAGTCATCCACACTATTG AGTTTTGTTTAAACTGCGTTTCCCACACTGCTTCGTACTTACGTCTCTGGGCCTTATCGCTGGCCCACCAACAACTGAGTATAGTGCTTTGGAAGATGACTCTAGGTCGTGCTTTGAACATGGAAGGCGTTCTTGGTGTCATTATGATTATCGTCGGCTCCTGTGTGTGGTTCTGCCTTA ctatcGCCATTTTGGTGTGCATGGAGGGTACCAGTGCCATGTTGCACTCGCTCAGATTGGCATGGGTTGAGTCCTTCTCCAAGTTCGCAGAGTTTAGGGGTTGGTCGTTTGCACCATTCTCGTTCAAAAATCTATTGGAGGAGTCGGAAGAGTTGAAAGACTACTTGGGATGA
- a CDS encoding Pyruvate decarboxylase, which translates to MAPFTVGDYLAKRLAQIGIRHHFIVPGDYNLILLDKLEAHPALTEVGCTNELNCSLAAEGYARAHGVGVCVVTYSVGAFSAFNGVGSASAENLPLILVSGAPNTNDVGQRLLHHTLGDYDLTYQLEMVKKITCCAVRIRKAAHAPELIDRAIRNALVQCKPVYIEVPTNLAGETCARPGPISAVVAPISSDGPGLDAAVERASEYISAKQKPVILVGPKVRRAGAQEALLQLAEAIGCAVVLQPAAKGSFPEDHAQFAGVFWGQVSTLAADVIVNWADVLICAGTVFTDYSTVGWTALPSVPHLVADMDNVTVPPGAFFSRVQLCDFLSRLAEFATWNDGTMVEYNRLRLDPPLGHASRGPDKLTRKEVARQTQMLLTPDTTVFADTGDSWFNGIQLCLPSGAEFEIEMQWGHIGWTIPASFGYALAKPERRTIVMVGDGAFQMTGQEVSQMVRCRVPIIMLLMNNRGYTIEVEIHDGLYNRLQNWNYALLVQAFNSNEGGGHALGLEAHTVDEFSRALDRAMAHRDGPTLIECNIHQDDCSRELITWGHFVAAANARIPTKN; encoded by the coding sequence ATGGCCCCTTTTACGGTTGGCGATTACCTTGCCAAACGGCTCGCCCAAATCGGGATTCGCCATCACTTCATCGTCCCTGGCGATTacaatctcatcctcctcgacaaacTCGAGGCGCACCCGGCACTGACCGAGGTCGGCTGCACAAACGAGCTGAACTGTTCTCTAGCCGCTGAAGGCTACGCCCGCGCTCACGGGGTCGGCGTCTGCGTCGTCACATACAGTGTAGgggccttctcggccttcaaCGGCGTGGGAAGTGCGTCTGCAGAGAATCTCCCTCTCATTCTAGTTAGCGGAGCCCCAAATACCAATGATGTGGGTCAACGTCTACTACACCACACGCTCGGCGACTATGACTTGACCTACCAGCTTGAGatggtcaagaagatcaCGTGCTGTGCGGTAAGGATACGCAAAGCCGCCCACGCCCCGGAGCTGATCGACCGCGCCATCCGAAACGCGCTTGTACAGTGCAAGCCGGTGTATATTGAAGTGCCAACGAACCTGGCTGGGGAGACATGTGCCCGGCCTGGACCCATCAGCGCCGTAGTTGCGCCAATCTCGAGCGATGGCCCGGGGCTGGATGCTGCTGTGGAAAGGGCTTCTGAGTACATCAGTGCCAAACAGAAGCCCGTTATTCTTGTTGGGCCCAAAGTCCGAAGGGCCGGCGCACAAGAGGCGCTGCTCCAGCTGGCCGAGGCTATTGGGTGCGCTGTTGTCCTTCAGCCAGCAGCAAAGGGCTCGTTCCCCGAAGACCACGCCCAGTTCGCAGGTGTCTTCTGGGGCCAGGTCAGCACGCTTGCAGCGGACGTCATTGTCAACTGGGCTGACGTTCTCATCTGCGCCGGTACTGTGTTTACGGACTACAGCACGGTCGGCTGGACGGCTTTGCCCAGCGTTCCGCATCTAGTTGCTGATATGGACAACGTAACCGTCCCCCCGGGTGCCTTTTTCAGCCGTGTCCAGCTATGCGACTTTCTGTCTAGGCTCGCCGAATTCGCCACGTGGAACGACGGCACCATGGTCGAGTACAACCGACTGCGTCTCGACCCCCCCTTGGGACATGCCTCTCGCGGGCCGGACAAGTTAACTAGAAAAGAGGTCGCTCGACAGACGCAGATGCTTCTGACACCAGACACGACGGTCTTTGCCGATACAGGCGATTCGTGGTTCAATGGAATCCAGCTATGCCTTCCTTCTGGGGCAGAGTTTGAGATCGAAATGCAATGGGGCCATATCGGATGGACGATACCTGCTTCGTTTGGCTATGCCCTTGCCAAACCGGAGAGGAGGACCATCGTTATGGTCGGCGATGGCGCTTTCCAGATGACTGGCCAGGAGGTTTCGCAGATGGTGCGATGCCGCGTGCCTATCATCATGCTTTTGATGAACAATAGAGGCTACACGATCGAGGTCGAGATCCACGATGGGTTGTATAACCGGCTTCAGAATTGGAACTATGCGCTCTTGGTCCAAGCATTCAATTCTAACGAGGGCGGAGGGCATgcccttggtcttgaggCGCATACTGTTGACGAGTTTTCTAGAGCTCTCGACAGAGCAATGGCGCACAGGGATGGGCCAACGCTCATCGAGTGCAACATCCATCAAGACGACTGCAGTAGGGAGCTGATTACCTGGGGGCATTTTGTTGCGGCGGCTAACGCCCGTATCCCGACCAAgaattag
- a CDS encoding Pyruvate, water dikinase has product MNDIEIDGPLVLNFEDLSRSDGALVGGKNSSLGEMIRALDTKGIVVPPGFATTSHAYWHYIDANCIRGKMDGLITEWQLGNLSLAETGHAVRSLFLRHGSWPLDTATAIRTSYRELSAKVGVENVSVAVRSSATAEDLPDASFAGQQETYLNISGERALLDACRRCYASLFTDRAISYRQAKGFGHTSVALSIGVQCMVRSDAGGSGVMFSIDTESGFDKVVLINAAWGLGENIVQGTVNPDEYQVFKPLLSDANLVPILEKKRGEKAIKMVYGDQHMPTRNVPTSKAEQDAFVLSDTEILQLARWGCAIEEHYGCPMDIEWAKDGITGELFIVQARPETVHSRRDAAVFKTYTVGNKGRVLATGLSVGDKAASGRLCLVESAKDIDKFVDNSILVTEATDPDWVPVMKRAAAIITDHGGRTSHAAIVSRELGIPAIVGTGNATYVLHSGQDVTVSCVEGDTGFVYEGISDITTQTVDLSGLPQARTKVMLNLANPTAAYRWWRLPVDGIGLARMEFVVSNAIQVHPMALIHLDQLKDEDAKRKITRLTAGYENKPNYFVDKLSRGLAALCASVYPKPAIIRMSDFKTNEYAGLIGGAEFELKEDNPMIGFRGASRYYSPRYKEGFALECRAVKRLREEIGLTNAIIMIPFCRTIGEAKKVLEVMAENGLRRGDNGLQVYVMCEIPSNVILAAHFTEHFDGFSIGSNDLTQLTLGVDRDSGELANLFDEQDEAVKWMIAQVISVARNKGCKIGLCGQAPSNHPEFAKFLVDAGIDSISVSPDSFVAVKRHVVASEQA; this is encoded by the coding sequence ATGAACGACATTGAGATCGATGGACCTCTGGTCCTGAATTTTGAGGACCTGTCGCGCAGCGATGGTGCCTTGGTTGGTGGAAAGAATTCTTCACTGGGCGAAATGATCAGAGCCCTCGACACAAAAGGAATTGTCGTACCACCTGGTTTTGCAACGACCTCGCACGCATACTGGCACTACATCGACGCCAACTGTATCCGGGGCAAGATGGACGGCCTGATCACTGAATGGCAGCTGGGCAATCTCAGTCTTGCCGAGACCGGCCATGCGGTGCGCAGTCTGTTCCTCCGCCACGGTAGCTGGCCGCTGGATACCGCAACCGCCATCAGAACCAGCTATCGCGAGCTTTCGGCCAAGGTTGGAGTCGAGAACGTCAGTGTTGCTGTGCGCTCCAGTGCAACGGCGGAGGACTTACCCGACGCAAGCTTTGCCGGCCAGCAAGAGACTTATTTGAACATCTCAGGTGAACGCGCCCTCTTAGATGCCTGCAGACGCTGCTATGCTTCACTCTTCACTGATCGGGCAATCAGCTATCGCCAGGCCAAGGGATTCGGTCATACAAGTGTCGCTCTCTCCATTGGTGTACAATGCATGGTTCGTTCCGATGCCGGCGGTTCCGGCGTTATGTTCTCCATCGACACCGAAAGCGGTTTTGACAAGGTTGTGCTCATCAACGCAGCGTGGGGGCTCGGTGAGAACATCGTGCAGGGGACCGTCAATCCCGACGAGTATCAGGTCTTCAAGCCGCTCTTGTCCGATGCCAATCTTGTCCCgatcttggagaagaagcgtgGCGAAAAGGCGATCAAAATGGTCTATGGTGATCAGCACATGCCAACCCGCAACGTGCCCACGTCAAAGGCAGAGCAAGACGCTTTCGTGCTCAGCGACACGGAGATCCTCCAGCTGGCCCGCTGGGGATGCGCCATCGAAGAGCACTACGGCTGCCCGATGGATATTGAATGGGCCAAAGACGGCATCACGGGTGAGCTGTTCATCGTCCAGGCTCGGCCGGAAACTGTGCACTCGCGCCGTGACGCCGCCGTCTTCAAGACCTACACGGTCGGTAACAAGGGACGCGTTCTGGCCACGGGCCTCTCCGTTGGTGATAAGGCCGCCTCGGGGCGGCTCTGCCTCGTCGAATCCGCCAAAGACATTGACAAGTTCGTTGACAACTCGATCCTGGTGACAGAAGCGACAGACCCGGATTGGGTGCCTGTGATGAAGCGTGCCGCTGCCATCATCACTGACCATGGCGGGCGCACCTCGCATGCCGCCATCGTCAGCCGTGAACTGGGCATTCCGGCAATAGTGGGCACTGGAAATGCTACCTACGTGCTACACAGCGGCCAGGACGTCACCGTCTCCTGTGTCGAGGGCGACACCGGCTTCGTGTACGAGGGAATCTCGGATATCACGACCCAGACGGTAGATCTGTCCGGGCTGCCCCAGGCCCGGACCAAGGTCATGCTCAATCTCGCCAATCCGACGGCCGCCTACCGCTGGTGGCGACTTCCAGTCGACGGCATCGGCCTTGCCCGCATGGAGTTCGTCGTTAGCAACGCTATCCAGGTCCATCCTATGGCACTCATTCACCTTGACCAATtgaaagatgaagatgccaAGCGAAAAATCACCCGACTGACAGCGGGGTACGAAAACAAGCCCAACTACTTCGTCGATAAGTTGTCGCGTGGACTCGCGGCTCTGTGTGCCAGTGTCTATCCCAAACCGGCCATCATCCGCATGAGCGACTTCAAGACAAACGAGTACGCAGGCCTTATTGGCGGCGCCGAATTCGAGCTCAAGGAAGACAACCCAATGATAGGCTTCCGCGGCGCTTCGCGCTACTACTCGCCGCGTTACAAGGAAGGCTTCGCTCTCGAGTGCCGCGCCGTCAAGCGGCTACGCGAAGAGATAGGCCTCACCAATGCCATTATCATGATCCCCTTCTGTCGTACAATCGGCGAGGCTAAAAAGGTTCTGGAAGTCATGGCCGAGAATGGGCTCCGGCGCGGTGACAACGGCCTGCAGGTCTACGTCATGTGCGAGATCCCCTCCAATGTCATCCTAGCCGCCCACTTCACCGAGCACTTTGACGGCTTCTCCATCGGCTCTAATGACCTAACGCAGCTGACGCTCGGCGTAGACCGCGACTCGGGAGAGCTGGCCAATTTGTTTGATGAGCAGGACGAGGCGGTTAAGTGGATGATAGCACAGGTCATCTCGGTGGCTCGCAACAAGGGATGCAAGATTGGCCTCTGTGGCCAGGCGCCGAGTAACCATCCTGAGTTTGCCAAGTTTCTAGTCGACGCTGGCATCGATTCTATCTCTGTCAGTCCGGATAGCTTTGTTGCAGTGAAGAGGCACGTGGTAGCTAGTGAGCAGGCTTGA